Proteins from a genomic interval of Sebaldella sp. S0638:
- a CDS encoding acyl-CoA dehydrogenase family protein, with product MINKEVISYNTKEFLSNLKSFFDKYFGDDAEKKIDLMEYLPEDKWLEIKKQGLLTPFLPVEYGGRTPNQKELQEVLRLAGHYGVPLTLRTGIEGALVIQPLTKYAKKDLIEKVLPLIFNGEGGGLAITEPDSSGSAIAKEMLSYYEFLENGNIYIKAKKYWQGNSQSDFLLVAAKEKKGEKMEKSINLLFVPRENIKFTPVKSEGLKAVRYAVNEIEGEIPAENLIILSEVPRKNLREFQDLFIRSRLQLVGMTHGIIENIHNNVTKYIRSKIDFIMHELHEIDSRKAVSKVLYDFVCKSVSPDKPVNDKLMEANIVKAVASEYAYEAARIAQKLLGAKGYESGHPISNIALDIRPFTIFEGPNDMLFAEIFDQFSKASVEEKNNGVTLNKGMTIYERFISDSRFVFENGKESLKAVSENIYNFINMYKLSDINPVTKVFAGKILSKLFVLGRLHNDEHTERFLIREINKDILDFSY from the coding sequence ATGATTAATAAAGAAGTAATATCATATAACACAAAAGAGTTTTTAAGTAATCTAAAAAGCTTTTTTGATAAATATTTCGGCGATGATGCTGAAAAGAAAATAGATTTAATGGAATATCTGCCTGAGGATAAATGGCTGGAAATAAAAAAGCAAGGATTGCTTACACCTTTTCTCCCTGTGGAATACGGCGGAAGAACCCCTAATCAAAAAGAACTGCAGGAAGTATTAAGACTAGCCGGACATTACGGTGTTCCCCTTACATTAAGAACTGGTATTGAAGGTGCTTTAGTTATACAGCCCCTTACTAAATATGCTAAAAAAGATCTTATTGAAAAAGTTCTGCCCCTTATTTTTAACGGCGAAGGCGGAGGTCTTGCAATTACTGAACCTGACAGTTCAGGATCAGCTATAGCTAAAGAAATGCTCTCTTATTATGAATTTCTTGAAAACGGAAATATCTACATAAAAGCAAAAAAATACTGGCAGGGAAATTCACAGAGTGATTTTCTTCTTGTTGCTGCAAAAGAGAAAAAAGGCGAAAAAATGGAAAAAAGCATAAATCTTCTGTTTGTCCCTAGAGAAAATATAAAATTCACTCCTGTTAAGTCAGAAGGATTAAAAGCAGTTAGATATGCTGTTAATGAAATTGAAGGTGAAATTCCTGCGGAAAACCTTATTATACTATCAGAAGTTCCAAGAAAAAATCTTCGTGAATTTCAGGATTTATTTATAAGAAGCCGTCTTCAGTTAGTTGGAATGACTCATGGAATTATTGAAAATATTCATAACAATGTTACTAAATATATCAGAAGCAAAATTGATTTTATCATGCATGAGCTTCATGAAATAGACAGCAGAAAAGCTGTTTCAAAAGTTCTTTATGATTTTGTATGTAAAAGTGTATCACCTGATAAACCTGTTAATGACAAACTTATGGAGGCAAATATAGTAAAAGCCGTTGCTTCAGAATATGCCTACGAAGCTGCCAGAATCGCACAGAAACTACTAGGTGCCAAAGGCTATGAATCAGGTCATCCTATTAGCAATATTGCTCTTGATATCAGACCTTTTACTATATTTGAAGGGCCTAATGATATGTTATTTGCAGAGATATTTGACCAGTTCTCTAAAGCAAGTGTCGAAGAAAAAAATAACGGTGTCACTCTGAACAAAGGAATGACTATATATGAAAGATTTATAAGTGACAGCAGATTTGTATTCGAGAATGGAAAAGAAAGTCTGAAAGCTGTTTCGGAAAATATTTATAATTTTATAAATATGTATAAATTAAGTGATATCAATCCTGTAACAAAAGTCTTTGCCGGAAAAATACTGTCTAAGCTGTTTGTTCTGGGAAGACTTCATAACGATGAACATACTGAAAGATTTTTGATAAGAGAAATAAATAAGGATATCCTGGATTTCAGCTATTAA
- a CDS encoding helix-turn-helix transcriptional regulator, which produces MKEEYIMSVQKLKNIKKVINFNSNIILIIQANNERLNSRIRFPRLEHGLDNEGLVFFYCRSGRICIELVNEKKILLSKNTVFISKTGIIKNIIKLDAANLLMIYLKKEFFNLYFECDFNIEEGKYKIFSLKEYESTPFERVINYDEYPQKLQKIFIVSKTLEGLMHISSHFLGVSYNGNKMEYISDYIINNIGEKLTIKNLAGKVSISETNFKIKFKEYYGMSSKEYIRNLRLETAKELLLNTSLNIKEIFSKIGIENYQTFYNLFILKYGLSPTKLRMKNEEENSNIK; this is translated from the coding sequence ATGAAGGAAGAATACATAATGTCAGTACAAAAACTAAAAAATATCAAAAAAGTCATAAATTTTAACAGCAATATTATATTGATCATTCAAGCAAATAATGAACGGCTAAATTCAAGAATACGTTTTCCAAGGCTTGAACATGGTTTGGATAATGAAGGACTCGTGTTTTTTTACTGTAGAAGCGGAAGAATCTGTATAGAATTAGTAAATGAAAAAAAGATATTGCTGTCCAAAAATACTGTATTTATTTCAAAAACAGGTATAATAAAGAATATAATAAAACTTGATGCTGCTAATCTGTTAATGATATATTTGAAAAAAGAATTTTTTAACCTTTACTTTGAATGTGATTTTAATATAGAAGAGGGGAAATATAAGATTTTTTCACTGAAAGAATATGAATCGACACCTTTTGAAAGGGTAATAAACTACGATGAATATCCGCAGAAACTACAGAAAATATTTATAGTTTCCAAAACTCTTGAAGGACTTATGCATATAAGCAGCCACTTTCTGGGAGTCAGCTATAACGGCAATAAAATGGAATATATCAGTGATTATATAATAAATAATATAGGTGAAAAACTTACAATAAAAAATCTTGCTGGAAAAGTTTCTATTTCGGAGACAAATTTTAAAATAAAATTCAAGGAATATTACGGGATGAGTTCAAAAGAATATATAAGGAATTTACGGTTGGAAACAGCAAAAGAACTTTTGCTGAATACCTCACTTAATATAAAAGAAATATTTTCAAAAATCGGAATAGAAAATTATCAGACATTTTATAATCTTTTTATTTTAAAATATGGTTTATCTCCCACTAAGCTAAGGATGAAAAACGAGGAAGAAAACAGTAATATAAAATAA
- a CDS encoding YdcF family protein: MKLTIKIFSSIIILYSLFLFIIGIRNLGPFLLAAAAMLLLFSVYTNNTALKSIIYIFFILYITFILFFAFILYKNVKYENLSGAEKSDFIVVLGSGLKYGTHLSPEGKKRSDKAIEYLKKYPHLNVFLTGGQGIDEKIPESIAMKEYFLENGIDESRIFLEDKSRSTNENIKFYIDTLKDKNIEYRNILLVTSDFHMPRAGIIAKHYNLTVYPLCSKTRNISFIPNIMREELAYIKTYFFDLK, encoded by the coding sequence ATGAAACTTACTATCAAAATTTTTAGTTCAATAATAATTTTATACAGCTTATTTCTTTTTATTATAGGAATAAGAAATTTAGGACCGTTTTTACTGGCTGCAGCAGCAATGCTGCTTCTTTTTTCAGTTTATACCAATAATACCGCATTAAAGAGCATAATTTACATTTTCTTTATTTTATATATTACTTTTATTTTATTTTTTGCATTTATTTTATATAAAAATGTAAAATATGAAAATCTGTCAGGTGCTGAAAAATCCGATTTTATTGTAGTTCTCGGAAGCGGTTTGAAGTATGGAACCCATCTGTCACCTGAAGGAAAAAAAAGATCAGACAAAGCCATTGAATATCTGAAAAAATATCCGCACCTAAATGTATTTCTTACAGGCGGACAGGGAATTGATGAGAAAATTCCGGAATCTATAGCAATGAAAGAATATTTCCTGGAAAACGGAATTGATGAAAGCAGAATATTTCTTGAAGATAAATCCAGAAGTACCAATGAAAATATAAAATTCTATATTGATACACTAAAAGATAAAAATATAGAATACCGTAATATTCTTCTTGTTACCAGTGACTTTCACATGCCGCGTGCTGGAATTATAGCAAAACATTATAATCTCACAGTTTACCCTCTTTGCTCCAAAACTAGAAATATAAGTTTTATCCCAAATATTATGCGGGAAGAATTAGCTTACATAAAAACATATTTTTTTGATCTGAAATAA
- a CDS encoding DUF523 domain-containing protein produces MKYLISACLVGKKCNYKGESNVVKKLRELYLKGDAVLVCPEVMGGLKTPREAAEILTYQEKLTIKTISGKDVTEAFIIGAGKALKVAKENRITTAILKARSPSCGCSQIYDGTFSKKIVDGDGVTASLLKLNGIKVITEEEILQKLKKLSDDKE; encoded by the coding sequence ATGAAGTATTTGATTTCTGCTTGTCTGGTAGGAAAGAAATGTAACTATAAAGGTGAATCGAATGTAGTGAAAAAGCTCAGGGAGCTGTATCTGAAAGGTGATGCGGTACTGGTTTGCCCTGAAGTAATGGGCGGACTGAAAACTCCCAGAGAAGCAGCGGAAATTCTCACTTACCAAGAGAAGCTCACAATAAAAACCATCTCAGGAAAAGATGTAACAGAAGCATTTATTATTGGTGCGGGAAAAGCCTTGAAGGTGGCTAAAGAAAATAGAATTACCACAGCAATACTAAAGGCCAGAAGTCCGTCATGCGGATGCAGCCAGATATATGACGGGACATTCTCAAAGAAAATAGTAGACGGTGATGGTGTTACGGCTTCTTTGCTGAAACTGAACGGAATAAAAGTAATTACTGAGGAAGAAATCTTACAAAAACTAAAAAAATTATCTGATGACAAGGAGTAA
- a CDS encoding TolC family protein, which yields MSLKKAAILIMALTLAGCVEVPKISRNGIDNIPSIPFPKDNSKNDDMTLKFLSDNWWKMYNDPVLNVLVSISLESNKDLKIARLNIQKAAENIYLAKSQNAPYVDLNSDFQRERTSEHGLTPPPYGGSIFNFGNITLQSSYTVDLYNKFGSLTREAQYTAIAQTLNSKWVELSISNQVTKLYGYYIYLIEEEKNLSQRESTLKELESLEKDRISIGKGIKESLIEIQQELRTTQSLIKINSLNQQLTENNLNLITGLTAPDKIKSLLAQVKNKPNFSLYNNLKIPDTVSSDIIRNRPDVEYYLMIINSQEAKLNALKADFYPQFSITGQAGLQSIGFNNLLKSGSFLGMIGASIYLPILDSGKIKSNYKIAGTDLNIFIEQYNKSVLNAYEDVNNNLLKVKTNWNTIKYDDANLKSQGELLDRDGQRLKLGKIAKYDYTVSKYNWLVSVLDNKQKHYSLYSQQIDLINSLGGSYGVE from the coding sequence ATGAGTTTAAAGAAAGCAGCAATATTGATTATGGCACTGACTCTGGCTGGTTGTGTAGAAGTCCCCAAAATCTCAAGAAACGGCATAGATAATATTCCGTCTATACCATTTCCGAAAGATAACAGTAAAAATGACGATATGACTTTAAAATTTTTGTCAGATAACTGGTGGAAGATGTATAATGATCCTGTATTAAATGTATTAGTGAGTATTTCACTGGAATCAAACAAGGATCTGAAAATAGCAAGACTGAATATACAAAAAGCTGCCGAGAATATTTATCTGGCTAAGTCACAGAATGCACCATATGTTGATCTGAATTCTGATTTTCAGAGAGAAAGAACAAGTGAACACGGATTAACACCGCCGCCGTATGGAGGTTCTATTTTTAATTTTGGAAATATAACGCTCCAAAGCAGTTATACGGTTGATTTGTACAATAAATTCGGTTCATTAACAAGAGAGGCTCAATATACAGCAATCGCTCAGACATTGAATTCAAAATGGGTGGAGCTTAGCATCTCTAATCAGGTAACAAAGCTCTATGGGTATTATATTTATCTTATTGAGGAAGAAAAAAATCTTTCTCAAAGAGAGAGTACATTAAAAGAGCTGGAATCTTTGGAAAAAGACAGAATTTCCATAGGCAAGGGTATAAAAGAATCACTTATCGAAATACAGCAGGAATTAAGAACAACACAGTCACTTATAAAAATTAATTCCCTGAATCAACAGCTCACAGAAAACAATCTAAATCTGATTACAGGACTTACAGCTCCTGACAAAATAAAATCTCTGCTGGCACAGGTAAAAAATAAACCTAATTTTTCTCTATATAACAATTTAAAGATACCTGATACTGTTTCCTCAGATATAATAAGAAACAGACCTGATGTAGAGTATTATTTAATGATAATAAACAGTCAGGAAGCAAAGCTGAATGCGCTGAAAGCTGATTTTTACCCGCAGTTCAGTATAACGGGACAGGCAGGATTACAGTCAATAGGATTTAATAATCTTCTGAAATCAGGATCATTTCTGGGAATGATCGGAGCAAGTATATATCTGCCAATTCTTGATTCAGGAAAAATAAAAAGCAATTATAAAATAGCAGGTACAGATCTGAATATATTTATAGAACAATACAATAAATCTGTGCTGAATGCATATGAAGATGTAAATAATAATCTTCTTAAAGTAAAAACAAACTGGAATACAATTAAATATGATGATGCTAATCTAAAGTCACAGGGTGAACTTTTGGATAGAGACGGGCAGAGGCTGAAACTTGGCAAAATAGCTAAGTACGATTATACTGTATCAAAATATAACTGGCTTGTCAGTGTTCTTGACAATAAACAGAAGCATTACAGTCTATACTCACAGCAGATTGACCTTATAAATTCTCTGGGCGGTTCTTACGGAGTTGAATAA
- a CDS encoding efflux RND transporter periplasmic adaptor subunit, which yields MRIGVFVIVIAIIGIIFGVKWFTAGRWIQGTDDAYVNGFQNTVTSQVDGRITELYIKDTQTVKEGDLLAVIDDTDYKINFEKAEANLAKAVKTYYSLNSSADQYSDVIKSLRSSLQKAQADYKRDNAAYKQGLISKETYDATANNLDQAQTSLNKALKEQDNARIQAISSSIYTHPEVKAAIVSYKEAYVNLERTKIYAPISGVVAKKSVYIGQKVSANQELLTLIDLNDIWVDGNMKENQLKNIKIGNKVELKSDVNGKKYTGYVTGISAGTGNAFSILPAQNATGNWIKIVQRIPVRIDIDKDSIKENGAVSLGSSMIIDVDTKEVVENPNVNNIKEQKTNLYTIDESAINHKISEIIDANLGRR from the coding sequence GTGCGAATTGGCGTATTTGTTATTGTTATAGCGATAATTGGAATAATATTCGGAGTAAAATGGTTTACAGCGGGAAGATGGATTCAGGGAACAGATGATGCCTATGTGAATGGTTTTCAAAATACTGTAACTTCTCAGGTTGACGGAAGAATAACCGAATTATATATAAAAGATACTCAGACGGTAAAAGAGGGAGACCTCCTTGCAGTAATAGATGACACCGATTATAAAATAAATTTTGAAAAAGCAGAAGCTAATCTTGCAAAAGCAGTAAAAACATATTACAGTCTTAATTCAAGTGCAGATCAATATTCAGATGTAATAAAATCATTAAGAAGCTCACTGCAGAAAGCACAGGCAGATTATAAAAGAGATAATGCCGCATATAAACAAGGACTTATAAGCAAGGAAACATATGATGCCACTGCAAATAATCTGGATCAGGCGCAGACTTCACTGAATAAAGCATTGAAAGAACAGGACAATGCCAGAATACAGGCTATATCAAGCAGCATATATACTCATCCTGAAGTAAAAGCAGCAATAGTCAGTTATAAAGAAGCATATGTAAATCTGGAGAGAACAAAGATTTATGCACCTATTTCCGGAGTTGTAGCAAAGAAATCCGTTTATATAGGGCAGAAAGTATCTGCTAATCAGGAACTTCTTACACTTATAGATCTGAATGATATATGGGTAGACGGAAATATGAAGGAAAATCAGCTGAAAAATATTAAAATAGGAAATAAAGTAGAGCTAAAGAGCGATGTAAATGGAAAAAAATATACAGGTTATGTAACAGGAATATCAGCAGGAACAGGAAATGCATTTTCCATACTTCCTGCACAGAATGCCACTGGTAACTGGATAAAAATAGTACAGAGAATTCCTGTAAGGATAGATATAGATAAGGACAGCATAAAAGAAAACGGGGCTGTTTCTTTGGGAAGCAGTATGATAATAGATGTAGATACCAAGGAAGTAGTCGAAAATCCAAATGTAAATAATATAAAGGAGCAAAAAACGAACCTTTACACTATAGATGAAAGTGCCATAAATCATAAAATAAGCGAGATTATAGACGCAAACCTGGGTAGAAGATAG
- a CDS encoding NAD-dependent protein deacylase, whose protein sequence is MNSEIEKLKNVVNNSNNIVFFGGAGVSTESGIPDFRSADGLYQNNPETILSHSFFIENPDIFFEFYKKNLIFTSAKPNTAHNVLAQMEKDKKLKGIITQNIDALHQKAGSENVFELHGSIAKNHCMKCGKFYSLDDFLKIETMVPLCSCGGIIKPDVVLYEEELDYDVINGAVNLLKKADVLIVGGTSLMVNPAASLINYFDGSYLALINMTPTPYDSRADIIIREKIGETFSKIY, encoded by the coding sequence ATGAACAGTGAAATTGAAAAACTGAAAAATGTAGTCAATAACAGCAATAATATAGTTTTTTTCGGCGGTGCCGGTGTTTCTACAGAAAGTGGAATTCCTGATTTCAGGAGTGCTGACGGCTTGTATCAGAATAATCCTGAAACTATATTGTCACATAGCTTTTTCATTGAAAATCCTGATATCTTTTTTGAATTTTATAAAAAGAATCTTATTTTTACCAGTGCAAAGCCTAATACAGCACACAATGTACTCGCCCAAATGGAAAAAGACAAAAAATTAAAAGGTATTATTACCCAAAATATAGATGCTCTTCATCAAAAAGCCGGCAGCGAAAATGTATTTGAACTTCATGGAAGCATAGCAAAAAATCATTGTATGAAATGCGGAAAATTCTACTCTCTTGATGATTTTCTAAAAATTGAAACCATGGTTCCTTTATGCAGCTGTGGCGGTATTATAAAACCTGATGTGGTTTTATATGAAGAAGAACTGGATTATGACGTCATTAACGGTGCGGTAAATCTGCTGAAAAAAGCCGATGTCCTTATCGTAGGAGGTACTTCACTTATGGTTAATCCTGCTGCTTCACTTATTAATTATTTCGACGGGAGTTATCTGGCACTGATTAATATGACTCCTACTCCCTATGATTCAAGAGCTGATATTATCATAAGAGAAAAAATCGGAGAAACCTTCTCCAAAATCTACTAA
- a CDS encoding cupin domain-containing protein encodes MVIKSGNTEKIVSEKPRGGKGIIINNRYLDSHELDNNLQGFYVNELEPAGEIGCHMHEGEEEIYYILEGSGIIIDNGTEVPIEKGDVIYTKSGESHGMRNTGTESLKFIGFIVKK; translated from the coding sequence ATGGTTATAAAATCAGGAAATACTGAGAAGATAGTTTCTGAAAAGCCGAGAGGCGGTAAAGGAATAATAATAAATAACAGATATCTGGACTCACATGAGCTGGATAATAATCTTCAGGGATTTTATGTAAATGAATTGGAACCGGCTGGAGAAATAGGATGCCATATGCATGAAGGCGAAGAAGAAATTTATTATATACTGGAAGGTAGCGGGATTATCATAGATAACGGAACTGAAGTGCCTATAGAGAAAGGTGATGTTATATATACCAAAAGCGGAGAGTCGCACGGGATGAGAAATACAGGAACTGAATCTTTAAAATTTATAGGATTTATAGTAAAAAAATAA
- a CDS encoding hemolysin family protein, with translation MEPDPGTLKYKIILILILTLINAFFSAAEMAVVSANKNKIKILVDNGNKKAALLYDLLQEPSNFLSAIQIGITFAGFFASALAATGLTDGLNNLLVNLNIPNSYDISLFIITLLLSYLTLVFGELVPKRVALTNPESIALFSIVPITYISKFFYVFIKILSWSTAFVLKIFRFDSSIINDNMSKEEIKAIIDSTNDDSIINKDMLSSFFTFDDKTAKEVMTPRTDAFIINADTPVNVILESIIEEKYSRIPVYENDIDNILGILYIKDLIIEAYKSGFDNINIRKLLHKAYFIPDTKNINELFHELKAKKKHMAVLIDEYGGFSGIITIEDLIEEIMGDIDDEYDEYDPDILKTGENTYVLKGSTPINEINDTLKLKIPTDSDTISGFLISLLGYFPEETEDLVLNYQNLEFRITSIKEKRIIETLLTVKRGDADEQ, from the coding sequence ATGGAACCGGACCCCGGAACTTTAAAATACAAAATAATTCTTATTCTCATTTTAACACTTATAAACGCCTTTTTTTCAGCTGCTGAAATGGCAGTTGTTTCCGCTAACAAAAATAAAATAAAAATATTAGTCGATAACGGCAATAAAAAAGCCGCTTTATTATATGATCTGTTACAGGAACCGAGTAATTTTCTTTCTGCTATACAGATAGGAATTACATTTGCAGGATTCTTTGCAAGTGCTCTTGCTGCTACAGGACTTACCGACGGATTGAACAATCTGCTTGTAAATCTGAATATACCTAACAGCTATGATATCTCACTATTTATAATAACTTTGCTGTTATCATACCTGACACTGGTATTCGGGGAACTTGTGCCTAAACGCGTCGCCCTTACCAATCCTGAGTCTATTGCATTGTTTTCTATAGTGCCGATTACTTATATCTCAAAGTTTTTTTATGTCTTTATTAAGATTTTATCTTGGTCTACTGCTTTTGTACTGAAAATATTCAGATTTGACAGCAGTATTATCAATGATAATATGTCAAAGGAAGAGATAAAAGCAATAATCGACTCTACTAATGACGACAGTATTATTAACAAGGATATGCTGAGCAGTTTCTTTACCTTTGATGATAAAACAGCAAAAGAAGTAATGACACCAAGAACCGATGCATTTATAATTAATGCTGATACACCTGTTAATGTTATACTTGAAAGCATTATTGAAGAAAAATACTCCAGAATACCCGTATATGAAAATGATATTGACAATATTTTGGGAATACTTTATATAAAAGATCTTATTATCGAAGCTTACAAAAGCGGATTTGATAATATTAACATAAGAAAACTGCTTCACAAAGCTTACTTTATTCCTGATACCAAAAATATAAACGAACTGTTCCATGAGCTGAAAGCCAAGAAAAAACATATGGCTGTACTTATAGATGAATACGGCGGTTTTTCGGGAATAATTACAATTGAAGATCTTATTGAAGAAATAATGGGCGATATAGATGATGAATATGACGAGTACGATCCTGACATTCTGAAAACCGGAGAAAATACTTATGTACTAAAAGGTTCTACTCCTATTAACGAGATTAATGATACCCTGAAACTAAAGATTCCTACTGATTCAGATACTATAAGCGGATTTCTTATATCTCTTTTAGGCTATTTTCCTGAGGAAACCGAGGATCTTGTGCTAAATTATCAGAATCTGGAATTCAGAATTACTTCCATTAAAGAAAAAAGAATTATTGAGACTTTGCTTACTGTAAAAAGAGGTGATGCAGATGAACAGTGA